The genomic segment TGAAACCACAAATCCTCCCGCTCGCAGATCTCCGCCAGCGCCTCCAGTGGATCGACCGTGCCCGAACTGGTCGTGCCCAGCGTACCCACAACCAGAAACGGCCGCCGCCCCGCCTTGCGGTCTTCGGCGATACGCTGTTCCAGTAAGTCCGTGCGCATACGAAAGTCCAGATCCGTCGGAATCCGGATCAGCTGGTGCGGTTTAAAACCCAGGATCCGAAGCGCCTTATCCACACAGCTATGGGTTTCATCGGAACAATACAACACCGCCTGGCGGATATCATCTTCCAGCTTGTTATGCCGTGCCAGGATAAGCCCGGTCAGATTGGCAACCGACCCGCCGCTGACAAAGGTGCCGCCGGCCGTGGCCGGATAGCCGACAAGCCCCTTAAGCCAGTTGATCGCCGCTTCCTCCACTTGGGCGGTGCCGTGGCTGTGGGTGGCGGTGCCGGCAAAAATATTAAATCCGGCACACAGCGCATCGGCCATGGCGCCCACAAAATTGCTGGGTCCAGGCACATAGGCGAAAAAATTGGGGTCAGAAACATGCTGAATATCCGCCAGAACATGTTTTTCCACCAGTTCCAGAACCTTGAACGGGTCTTGCCCAGCGGCCGGGATTGGCACCTCGCGGGTGCCCAGCCCCGGATCGCGGCCCTCGATGTTGCGGATCATCTCCCGCTGGCCATGACCCTGATAATAATCGACAATCATGTCCACCACCTTATATCCCAAAGCGATCATCTGCTCGCGGGACAGGGAAAGCTTGTCATTATCCAGTCGGCTCATCGGCAGGCTCCTTTGATTTTTTTTGGGCGAGACTATACGGAATCCGGTACCCCTAGGATCAGGCCCCGGCAGCAACAAAATATCCGGTGACCCCCCTATAGCGATCCAGCAGGGCCCGGGCCTTGGCGTCAGGCAGCAGGCTCGCCGCGGTGGACAGACCATCGGCCAACAGCGCCGTTGGCGCCCGCACCGCTACTTCCGCCACATAGGCCGGACTTTGGCCCGTTTGCGGGTCCAGAAGGTGATTGAGCCCCGGCCGGCCGGGGAACGGGCTGGCGCTGCCGCGGCTCACCGCCAGGGCGTTATCGTCCAGCGTCACCTCGCGCAGCGCCTGGCCGGGCCGGGCGGGATCCTCGATGCCCACCCGCCAAGGCGCGCCGTCGCGACGCGGTCCCAGCGTGCGCGTCTCGCCCAGTTCCACCAGCGAATGTGTCAGGCCATAGTCCTTAAGTAGCGCCACCACCCGGTCGGTGATGAAGCCCTGGGCGATACCATTGAAGGTCAAGCCCATGCCCAGCGCCTTGAAGCGAATCCCGTCCGGCGAAAATATCACCCGCCCAAAGTCCACGCGCGCCAGCGCCTGTTGCAAGTCTTCCCCGGAGGCTCCGGCCGCATGGGCCTGCCATACGGGCAGGATGCTGGGATCGAACGCCCCGCCGCTCTGCCGCCAGAGATCCCGGGATAGCCCCAGCACCGCCAGAAGCTCCGGCGGCGGATTGTCCACCCGGCCTTCCCGGTTTAGTTGGCACAGGACGGAGTCTTCGCGATAGAGGCTGAAAATATTCTCCAGCCGGTCGATTTCCGCCGTGGCGTGGCGGACGAACTGTTCCGCGACTTTAGGATTTTCCACCCCCAGGACCATCTGCGCCGCGCCGCCCAGCACCACCCCCCGCCAGCGATAGGCCTCGACCGAAGAAGGCGATGCCAGAGCATCGGGGCGCAGCAGGCCCGGCAGGCTCAGCAGCGGACTCGCCGCTGCCGCGATCAGCAACCGTCTTCTGGTGTCTCGGAATGTCATTGGCTTTTCCTCTTCTCGCTGTTGGGTTGAGGCCGCTGCGGCTCATTCCTCGGGGACAGGGCGTTTTCTTCCGCCCCTGTCCCCAGGATATAACTCTCCGGGATGTCCCCCAGAGCCACGATTTGCCCGCCATGCTCCTTTACAAAGGCCTGTGCCTTTGTCCGGTCGGAAAAGGGCACGGTCTCAAGCGCCCCCATGCCACCCCGGCGGTTACTGCCGATCACATAAATAGCGTCTTCCGCCGGGACCCAGGCGTCATCTCCCGGATTTTCCCAGCTTTTGGCCCGGGCCATGTCATGGACATACACGCCGGTGATGCGAGGACCACCTTCCGGCATGCGCAGATACGCCACCGCATCCCGCACGGAAGTGAACCAGATTGGTGTCGGCCGGTCCTCCAGATGGATCTGCGCCTTGGGGCCTTTATGATCCGCAACAATCATACCGCAGAAGAACCCCTGCGCCGTACGGTCCAGTGCCGCCGGCGGAGGGGGCGGGACCTGTTCGTCACAGCCGGCCAGTGCAAACAGCCAGACCAAGCCAAAAAGATGCCAAACAACCTTCACAGCCTATAACTCCTTACGCCGAAAAATCAGCCAGCACCCTCCCAGGCCAGCTACCAACCAGAGCATCATGACCAGAACCAGCAGCTCGTGCCCGATATCCGTCCCCGCACTGCCCATGCCGGAAGCCAGCGCCATCGCCTCGGTCGAGGTGAGATTGAGCAAGCGGAACAAATCCGCAGGATTCAGAAAAAACAGCCCTGTTACCAGCCAGGATGGCAGATTTTCCCCTGCCAAAACCAGCAGACCCAGGAAAAGCAGGTCATAAATGATCACGAAAATCAACCAGATGCCGATGGCCAGACCAATCGCCGTGGCCCTTTCCTTTACCAGCACGCTGGATATGTACCCCAAAGCCAGGAAAATGGCACTCATCAGCAGGGCGCTGCCCACCAGCGCAGCAAAAGCCGTGATCGCATCGGTGCCGGGCGCGCCGGAACGCAGCCCTACCACCAGCGCCGCCGCCCCATACCCCATCAGGACGGCGAAACCAATGATCCCCATATGACCAAGAAACTTGCCCATCAGAAACTGTCCGCGCGTTACGGGATAGGACAGGGTCAGCATCAACGTACCCCGTTCCGCTTCGCCGACAATGGCGTCATGGCCTAAAAGCAGCGCAATCAGCGGCAACAGGAAAATGGACAGGCTGGCGAGGCTGACTGTGACGACGGACAGTGCACCCACGCTGACCTCACCGCCCGGCGCATTGCCCAGAAGCGCCAGCGACAGCGAGAACAGAATCATCAGGGACACCGCGGCCGTCACCCAGAAATTACGCATCCCGGTCTTGATTTCCTGCCGGGCCAGGATCAGAACGGGGGTCATGGATTATTCTCCTGTGCCATATGGGCGTAAAGTTCCCCCAGCGTGGGGGGAAAGGTTTCCAGATCACAGATCCCATCCGTCTGGCCCAGAATATCCCGCAGAATCTCCAACTTATGCGCGCCGGCACAGATAATTTCCAGATGCTCCTCTGCGGGGCTGGTCACCGTCGCCCCATTGGGCAGTAAAGCCCGGATCCGGTCCTGACAACCGGGTCGAGTCTTGAGCCTGATCCGCACCGGCAGGTCCGCCGCTGCCCGGATCTCCGGAAGGCTGCCGACCTTTAACAATTTTCCCCGCGCCATCACGGCAACCCGGTCCGCCTGATGTTCTAGTTCACTCAGCGCGTGCGAAGAAATCAGCACCGCGATGCCGGAAGCTTTCAGTTCCGCAACCAGGTTGTAAAATTCCAGCCGCGCCTCGGGATCAAGCCCGGTGGTGGGTTCGTCCAGCAACAGCAACCGCACCTCACCCAGCAGGGTTTGGGCAATGCCGAGCCGCTGACGCATACCCTTGGAATATTGCCGCACCCGCCGTCCCGCATCCCGTGACGACAGGCCCACCCGCTTGAGAAGCGGCTCACCGGCCTCGGCAGATAATCCCTTGAGGCGGGCATAAAATCGTATTACCTGGCGGCCGGTCATCCCTGGATCGAAGGCGACATTTTCCGGCAGATAGCCGATCAGCCCCTTCTCCCGGGCATTGCCGGGCTGGTTGGGGCCCCGCCCCAGAATTTCTACAT from the Luteithermobacter gelatinilyticus genome contains:
- a CDS encoding nitrous oxide reductase accessory protein NosL, encoding MKVVWHLFGLVWLFALAGCDEQVPPPPPAALDRTAQGFFCGMIVADHKGPKAQIHLEDRPTPIWFTSVRDAVAYLRMPEGGPRITGVYVHDMARAKSWENPGDDAWVPAEDAIYVIGSNRRGGMGALETVPFSDRTKAQAFVKEHGGQIVALGDIPESYILGTGAEENALSPRNEPQRPQPNSEKRKSQ
- a CDS encoding ABC transporter ATP-binding protein, translating into MTDAIARLMNVSKTYNGTQALKEVSLDIRRGECLVLSGHNGSGKSTLIKTLLGFVQPEAGDVEILGRGPNQPGNAREKGLIGYLPENVAFDPGMTGRQVIRFYARLKGLSAEAGEPLLKRVGLSSRDAGRRVRQYSKGMRQRLGIAQTLLGEVRLLLLDEPTTGLDPEARLEFYNLVAELKASGIAVLISSHALSELEHQADRVAVMARGKLLKVGSLPEIRAAADLPVRIRLKTRPGCQDRIRALLPNGATVTSPAEEHLEIICAGAHKLEILRDILGQTDGICDLETFPPTLGELYAHMAQENNP
- a CDS encoding ABC transporter permease is translated as MTPVLILARQEIKTGMRNFWVTAAVSLMILFSLSLALLGNAPGGEVSVGALSVVTVSLASLSIFLLPLIALLLGHDAIVGEAERGTLMLTLSYPVTRGQFLMGKFLGHMGIIGFAVLMGYGAAALVVGLRSGAPGTDAITAFAALVGSALLMSAIFLALGYISSVLVKERATAIGLAIGIWLIFVIIYDLLFLGLLVLAGENLPSWLVTGLFFLNPADLFRLLNLTSTEAMALASGMGSAGTDIGHELLVLVMMLWLVAGLGGCWLIFRRKEL
- a CDS encoding FAD:protein FMN transferase; translated protein: MTFRDTRRRLLIAAAASPLLSLPGLLRPDALASPSSVEAYRWRGVVLGGAAQMVLGVENPKVAEQFVRHATAEIDRLENIFSLYREDSVLCQLNREGRVDNPPPELLAVLGLSRDLWRQSGGAFDPSILPVWQAHAAGASGEDLQQALARVDFGRVIFSPDGIRFKALGMGLTFNGIAQGFITDRVVALLKDYGLTHSLVELGETRTLGPRRDGAPWRVGIEDPARPGQALREVTLDDNALAVSRGSASPFPGRPGLNHLLDPQTGQSPAYVAEVAVRAPTALLADGLSTAASLLPDAKARALLDRYRGVTGYFVAAGA
- a CDS encoding pyridoxal phosphate-dependent decarboxylase family protein, with the translated sequence MSRLDNDKLSLSREQMIALGYKVVDMIVDYYQGHGQREMIRNIEGRDPGLGTREVPIPAAGQDPFKVLELVEKHVLADIQHVSDPNFFAYVPGPSNFVGAMADALCAGFNIFAGTATHSHGTAQVEEAAINWLKGLVGYPATAGGTFVSGGSVANLTGLILARHNKLEDDIRQAVLYCSDETHSCVDKALRILGFKPHQLIRIPTDLDFRMRTDLLEQRIAEDRKAGRRPFLVVGTLGTTSSGTVDPLEALAEICEREDLWFHVDAAYGGGALLSTRKRSLLKGVERAHSVAMDQHKWFFQPYECGTILVREMAWLHEFFHILPGYLKDSAEGHGSIHYRDHGIQLTRGLRALKLWMSLQTFGEQAFRDAVEWGLGLAEYAEELLRADPCWQIASPATLGIIAFRYRRPGLDDGALNRLNEKINQQVNATKRVFLSSTELKGRKALRLCTINPRVEKKAIRELLALLKQIGDETTP